In the genome of Apodemus sylvaticus chromosome 2, mApoSyl1.1, whole genome shotgun sequence, one region contains:
- the Lsm3 gene encoding U6 snRNA-associated Sm-like protein LSm3, whose protein sequence is MADDVDQQQTTNTVEEPLDLIRLSLDERIYVKMRNDRELRGRLHAYDQHLNMILGDVEETVTTIEIDEETYEEIYKSTKRNIPMLFVRGDGVVLVAPPLRVG, encoded by the exons ATGGCGGACGACGTAGATCAG CAACAGACCACCAATACCGTAGAGGAGCCCCTGGATCTTATCAGGCTCAGCTTGGATGAGCGAATATATGTGAAGATGAGAAATGACCGAGAGCTTCGAGGCCGATTACAT GCttatgatcaacatttaaatATGATCCTGGGAGATGTAGAAGAAACTGTGACGACGATAGAGATTGATGAGGAGACATATGAAGAGATATATAAA TCCACAAAACGAAACATCCCCATGCTCTTCGTCCGGGGAGACGGTGTTGTTCTAGTCGCCCCTCCATTGAGAGTTGGCTGA